The Nakaseomyces glabratus chromosome H, complete sequence genome segment AGAAGCCCTAGAGAAGCCCTAGAGAAGCCCTAGAAAAGCCCTAGAGGAGGCCCGCAGTGGAAAATGGCTGCTGGAAATCGACAGCCACAGACAACCGCGCAGAGAGCAATTGAAAGAGAGCAACAACAAGCAAAACTCAATCTCCACAGAAGAGGTCGTAGAGTACTTAGCGACACATTCTTTTTTCGTTCTCCCTCTCTTCCCACAGAAACCACCGCACCAACTGCTGCATCTCACCACTTCCCCCTGGGTTCTTCTGAGATCTAGTGGCGGGGGGAGTGGGAAAGGGGAATTTCAATCACGTGTGTACGTATAACATGCTTTGTATAGCCGAGTGTAATAGTAGCCTGGGAAACTGGGGAGCCTTGGGGAGGAAGTAGTAATGCTATGTGTGTTTATTGATTAGATTTAGCGCTATAGAGAGTATATAGGGGGGGGAAGGCTCTTATATATGCTATATTATCTTCTATCGTATGCTCTTCTTTAGGTACTTGCCTTGTCTTAAGGTGCGTGGTCTGCGTTGGTGTTGGAGCTGGTGTTGGAGCTGGGGCGGGTGTGTATTTGGGTGCTGGTGCTGTTGGAGCTGGTGCTGGCTCTTCTGCTCCTCGTCCTGTGCGAAGGTGATGTCTGGCTGCATGGACTGCGGGGATATGAGGAATCCCGAGCGCATGCGGTCCATGGGAGAGAGGAAGTACTTGCTGGCGTCAAAGGGTTCCATGAAAGTGGAGTAGAACTCGTCATCGGTGCTGATCATGCTTGAGGTGTTGCCCTCTGTCCCTGCGGGTAGTACTATGTCCAGTGCTGATTCAATGCTGTGGTTGTCGTAATCGTCGTGATCGCTGCCACTGGTGCGGCCCGCGATGTTGTAGTCGTCCTTGTCATATGTTTCTGCGCTCGCTAAGCCATCGTCAAACTGGCTGCCGGACCTTTGCGTGTGCGCTACCGAAACACCCGAGCGGATGGTCTCCTCGTTGGAGCTCGTCGTGTACTCATGGAAACTGTCCTTCTGCTCGACCTGTGTGCCCATACGAGACGCAGAATTAGTAGGACTGCCTCGGTCAGGATCTTGTTCTGGTTTGAACTGCGGGGGCGGTGGTGACGGAGGAGGCGGCGGTCTCGATTGCAATATCCCAGGATCGCTGCCATCATCTGTGCTTTGCAAGGCGCTGTTGTCACTGCTGCTACTGCTTGCTGTGCTTCTCCCTGTGTTCCTCGCAGAATAGCCACAACTACATCTCAAGGGACCCTCAACTTGAATTGACGCATGGGGGtcctcttctttttctatgAGATTATCAGGTGAACTTTGCTTTATATCGGCGTTGAGGTTCACCGCTGGTGTGTTCCTCTGTTTGCACATGTATTCTTTACTACCCATATTACTAATATAGTATTGTACACCCTCGAAGAACCCCGTGGTGGGATCAATTAGAGCCGGCATAAATTGCTGTTTCGATATATTCACAGTTTCATTATCTTTAGGCGGTACTTGCGACGTCTTAGAAACAGCACGATCATTGCTTGGTTTCATGTTACGCAAATCGGCATGCTGGGTATGCGGAGTTGTATCCGAGGATGGTATAGGTGTATGCACACTAGAATATGATTGATTCGATGCTGCATATTTTTGGCTACTCGTTTCAACTGTGTCTTGCGATGAAGAAAGATTAACACCAAGGTCGTTAGGGTTTCCAGTAACACGTTGATTAGAATTTGGAGCTCTATTGACATCAATTGGTGTACTGAAAACATCACTGAATATAATCCTTGATCTTAGAACGAAATAATTACGTGCCTGTTGAAACACCGATCCTGCAATAGAACGATTGTATTTGAATGTCAGTGCTGGCTCGCGAACTGCCCTAGTTGTTATCAATTGGTTCATGCCGTTAGATTCTCTTTTCAGATCTCTTTCTAACGCATCTGATATTAGCTTGTCATGCGGTACACTGAACCAATAAAATaccttttgttttttttgcgTTTTAACACacatatttttatatagaAAGTCTAGGAATGGAGACTTTGGTTGTTCCAAAGAGGCATGCTCACCTATCTTCAAACACCTTAAGTCAGAAAATATCCCTTCTTcaaacttcttcttctgcaaAACAACCCGTCCAAATAACAGCATCTTGTATATACagattttgattatatCTGTGCCTGTGATGTAGAATATATTGTCCCAAAAGACACACGATATGTAGCCTAACTCTTCGTTTAGGAAATAACGTCTAATAACTTGGCCCGGTTGCCAATTTACAGGTGCGGTGGCTAAGAAATATGTCAGCTCATCTATACTTTTCAATGCATTGCCTATTACTGCACGGTCATCGCTTGCCATCATTGCACAAATTGCTTTCTGAGAATGGACTTGTTAAAACTTTTTCTCAATTGAAATAGAGCACAACCTCGAGAattatattgaaatttggACCCTTAATATGTCTCTATGATCAAAAATGTCTGTGTATTCAGTTAGACTTTTAgtaaaatttttttgtctccCCGTCTCTGTATCTTAACAATTGGTTGCCAATGGTTTTTAAAACAAGGCCCAAGGCACTAGATCTGAGAGTTCTCTCCTTCTTAACTTGTTGGCAACTTCTGCTTGCAACCTACTTAAAACAATGCCAATAAGACAGTCAACTCAAGATGACTGAACCGTAATATGCTTCTTTTAAGCGTTACTTTTAAATTTCTTGCTTGTTcgcttttttcttttttatgtcaaaatttcagaagCAAACTGCGCTATAATGTTAACAGAACTATACGTTTCGAAAGTTATGGCTTTTGGTTTTCAGGTAACTAGTTCTGGAGACTAATGCTATATCCAATAAGTCTAGAATTCCTTTTGAATTGTAGCTGTGACACTGGcctatttctttttcttttacaaTGGATTAACAGCCAGTccaataaaaattaataacaCAAACACTACCTTTGAAGttcaaagaatatttgaatgcaaaaaataataatacaaccTGTAATGAAACCTTTAATGAGAGATATTCTGTTATGATACCGATACACTGATTAGAAAACGCgatttctatttttacCAGGAATATGTATTGGCTTGAAAGCTGTCGGcaaataaatcaattgaatgaatgaaaaaattattatctttagGAATACAAGTAATCTAACGGAATTTTAGCTATCTTCAGTAATACTAATGAGCAATACAATCACTAGCTCGATACTGCTTTTGAAAACCCTTATTTGAGATCAATGCTTCTTTCGACAATATTAAACTATAGGTTCAAAAACTGGAATGAAtgccaaaaataaaatactgAAATCCACACAAGTTACAATATAAGTTGAAACCTCTAACTGAAACTTTTCttattcaaattcaaaacGTTTAGGGTGGTGAATAGAGATCAACTGTGAAACCTTTGGTAAATATACTCTTGCTTATTGATGTGAGAAAGTAAATGAAATAGAGATTTAGTTTGAATAGgcaaaaaacaacaacaacaatgttaatttgagaaaataatcaaaaaattgctAACAATAGAATTAACAATGCAGGCAATAGAGAAGGATAATAAGAAGTAacaaattaaaatataacaactttaggaaaaaaaaaaagatttgATGCTGAGGATAATGGTATCAGGTTTATAAGAAGAATGAAATATAGTAATATCATATAAGAATTACATGATCGCATTATTTTAAAATAGATATTGGTGAGAATTGTATTACTCGTCACCCAAAAACGGGCAATACGAAGTCCCCTTTCGCTTCTTTGACTTAATTGGAACCAATTATGCATGCACCGGGACTTAATTCATCTACACCTTTTTCTGTACATCTTTGGATTACGCCATAGTTCTTTTGATTCCATAAGCATAGCACCCTTATTACTACGATCATTGtctttaataaattttctTGTTAGGGTGGCTAGTCTATACAAAATCGTAGATATATCTGTGTCATTGCATAGTAAAGCATCGATCGGATATACAGGAAATAAGGACATGAAGCATTAAATCAGCAAAAAAGTACTAATTAAAAGTGAATTGTACAACCACGGATCAAGTAGTGCTAGGACACGCTTCTGCATAGAATTGCGAGAGAACAACGATCATTTGCCATCCATGTCAAATAAATCCTCAAGGGACAGATGAGCTAACAGCAGCGACCCACTTTCATATAATGTCTCTTTTGTCCTAAACTAGCATTCTTTATAAACCAGGTGAAGAAATAAAGTAGGAAAAAAATGcgaaagaaaaaaaagtctTGTATTTTGCCAATCCCATTCGGCAGCAAAGTGGGTGACCAGTACGAGTAAGACACTATCTGATTGTTTCATCTCCATTGCATATCTAGAACGAACGTACTGCCATCGTTTGATGGAGGGAGGCAATCTAATCAATATACAGAAGgttgttattgaaaaaaaacaaacaaacaataaaataaaaggaaACCCTTGCAAATTGATGGGCTACTACCGAAACAGAATACGCTGCAAGCATGCTTAGTTTTGACATAGTATAGCACGTAATAGTAAGGAAATAGTTTACATTATAAGCGTGGGATGAAATATGTGTTTAGGCTATACATTATCAGCGTGAATATCTTCCTCGTGAACTGATGGCCCCCGCTCCCGCCCCCACTTCTCTGGAAATGGATGAAATAAGACGCTTATTcaagtttatttttagattGGGCCAAAAAGAATGCTAGTGTAGTCTTGAGATACTCCTTTCTCATTTGCTATACTTTTGGTCAATTGTCTCAAGTACAAAGAGCGGGTTCTCATTCTCGTTGCAAAACCGGGTTTAATGCTTAAAAGCCAATCGACAATCCAAGTTATTGTCTCAGCTGGGAAGATTAGTTGGAACAATCTTGTTTTCGTTCGTTATCTCTCAGAGATGATTTGTCTCACAGTAGGATAACAAAACCGCGTAGTTAATAGCGATCATATTCTAGGAGTATTGTCACCATTGTGctcagaaaagaaaaaaactgaaaagaGGGAAATACAAGTCAGTGAATGAGTCctacagaagaaaagagcAAAGACAATGCGAAGCCGTTCCTAGACCTATCTTGTCTTAGTTTATCTCAGCACCAAAGGTCCAGTACGCAACTTGTCTCCTATAGGACCCCCCCTCCCAAGGAAAATCGAGAACCCCGTCATGGGGATCGGCTACAAAACATCTATCCAGTGGGAATACACAGGGTCCTCTTTTGTAACATGACGAATGGGGACCAAACCTCCCAGCCCGTTAAAAGACGAGTTTTTGCTTGTTCTTACTTTTGCATTGTTAGCTGCAAAGACAAATTATCCCAAGACATTGACATAAGAAGATCCTTTGTTTCTCGAAAGAGGTATCTTTAGGacaaaaaatagaaatcGCTCTCAGAAGCACTCGCACAAATGGAaatgttttcttttgtgcTTCTTCCAAGCTGCATCACCGTCGAGAAGATCGAAAAATCCGAGCTgcaaagatgatgaaaaataataataacatgTAAATCCTTAGAAACAATCGGAGGATTTGTAGGGAAGAGGAACTGTTGTGGCGAGGATAGTCATACAGTGCAGTAGAATTGCTAAGCAACTTCAGTTTCCAATTGTGCCCCACCAAGTTCTTGCCGGTTGATCGTATAAGGCCTGCACTCAGCTAGAAAATGGAACTACCCATTGTTCTCCCAAACAGAAAGTAATGCAGAGATGTGTTGTGGTGTTCAAACCACGGTTGAATAAACCATAATGAATATCAGATCGGATTTAATTCACTATTGAAatgctgaaaaaaaaaccaagtTAATAAAACTAGAAACAGATTAGACAAGTATATGGCAAGGaataagtaaaaaaaaaaagaaaaaaaaatgtatatgACAATAGAGGGAAAAGGTGTGtgtaacaaaaaaaaaagtggaCAAGTCAGATCGCTCCTATGCCTCGTTTGCCAATGACATCGATGAATGGATAAAATATTTCCAACTGTGTTGAGAAAAGCAAACCAAGTATAGATTCTGACGAGTGCCGCTGCCCTGTGTTTCAGGGGATGCGGTCAACTATCATACTCTCCTAGTAGCTAATGGATCATCGACCCTGCGCAGATGccattctatttttaaaacAGCAAGCCAGAAAAGACAATGCTGTCACAAAATATCCCTATTTTATCTTTGCCTATCCCAGTCATGTTTAGTAATCTCAATAGAGAACAATGGAACTTGATTGATTTAACCACTCAAAATACCCTATCTTACACAAACCCATCAGAATCGAAATAGAAATCATATagcaagaacaacaacaatgaTATGCTATGATCTTCTTCCGATTATGATTTGCCAAAATAAATGTTAATTTGAAATCACAGATAGTGGAAAAATTGATATACATAGGTGTGCTCATAAAGCTCCGATCACTAACAAGAAAGGCAGGATTTCAGTGCCTATTACGCTTGGTCTTTGATCCATGCAGCGATTCTTATTCTACTCAATTAAACATCCTCTTGCGAACTAGTCGATCAATGGTCCTAATCCAGCCTCATACAAAGTCTTTCACAATTGTTGTGCTATCATCAAGTAGTTTTGAACACTCTGCTCGCAAAAACTCACCGAAACTAGGGAGGTGTAGAAGAGCTAAAACATAGCTTGCAACCTTTAACCTTAGATAATCACTGAATTTATCATGTGTACTTTgtaataacaataaaatatctttAGCCATAGCCAGTTGCTTTTCTAAATCAGAAGGAGAGGGGGTATAAATTTGTCCTAGGGACAAAGAGGATATTTGCGGATGTCTTGTGAAAAAGCGGTTCCTTTTACTCAGTGTATGAAGTGTGTCAGGCGAACATCCATATGTCTCGTACACTAGATTATTATGTATTGTGCAAAGGAGAAATGCATCATAAACGGTTGTATCCAACAAATTCCCGATAGCAAGTTCAGCAGATTCCAATTTAGAATCTAAAATTATCATGATGGAATCCATAGACCTCACATAtctttttatatttttagatTGGCCATTCATCGTAGTTTCTATCAAGATTGGGAGCCTTTCATCTTTATGGGCTTTTTCCGATAAAATGACAACTTTATTT includes the following:
- the STE12 gene encoding homeodomain family transcription factor STE12 (CAGL0H02145g~Ortholog(s) have DNA binding transcription factor activity, sequence-specific DNA binding activity), giving the protein MMASDDRAVIGNALKSIDELTYFLATAPVNWQPGQVIRRYFLNEELGYISCVFWDNIFYITGTDIIKICIYKMLLFGRVVLQKKKFEEGIFSDLRCLKIGEHASLEQPKSPFLDFLYKNMCVKTQKKQKVFYWFSVPHDKLISDALERDLKRESNGMNQLITTRAVREPALTFKYNRSIAGSVFQQARNYFVLRSRIIFSDVFSTPIDVNRAPNSNQRVTGNPNDLGVNLSSSQDTVETSSQKYAASNQSYSSVHTPIPSSDTTPHTQHADLRNMKPSNDRAVSKTSQVPPKDNETVNISKQQFMPALIDPTTGFFEGVQYYISNMGSKEYMCKQRNTPAVNLNADIKQSSPDNLIEKEEDPHASIQVEGPLRCSCGYSARNTGRSTASSSSSDNSALQSTDDGSDPGILQSRPPPPPSPPPPQFKPEQDPDRGSPTNSASRMGTQVEQKDSFHEYTTSSNEETIRSGVSVAHTQRSGSQFDDGLASAETYDKDDYNIAGRTSGSDHDDYDNHSIESALDIVLPAGTEGNTSSMISTDDEFYSTFMEPFDASKYFLSPMDRMRSGFLISPQSMQPDITFAQDEEQKSQHQLQQHQHPNTHPPQLQHQLQHQRRPRTLRQGKYLKKSIR
- the SAM35 gene encoding SAM complex subunit SAM35 (CAGL0H02167g~Ortholog(s) have role in mitochondrial outer membrane translocase complex assembly, protein import into mitochondrial outer membrane and mitochondrial sorting and assembly machinery complex localization), translating into MSSTTMKVPTPVKWVFDRFPVVQYQTIPQSKAIAYSDTVNRCFEFRDVKSSMHNPEYDGGNSKNDNSGNDNFQLGVYSVHGFEIGGTDVMLARDPLCLYAQLSLCKKNNLRLPTKFEEGNNEKKNQPKLDAESTLDSHFTTDVAGIRKPGNKVVILSEKAHKDERLPILIETTMNGQSKNIKRYVRSMDSIMIILDSKLESAELAIGNLLDTTVYDAFLLCTIHNNLVYETYGCSPDTLHTLSKRNRFFTRHPQISSLSLGQIYTPSPSDLEKQLAMAKDILLLLQSTHDKFSDYLRLKVASYVLALLHLPSFGEFLRAECSKLLDDSTTIVKDFV